Genomic window (Cellulosilyticum lentocellum DSM 5427):
AACAGGCCTATGACTATGTTTTAGGTTATACTATCATTAATGATGTAAGTGCTAGAAGCCTGCAAACAAGACATAAGCAGTGGTATTTTGGAAAAAGTTTAGATGGCTTTTTACCCATGGGACCTTGGATTGTGACAGCAGATGAAATACCTATGCCACCTAAACTTAAGATTTGTTCTAAAGTTAATGGAGAGTTAAGACAAGATGCTAACACAGAATTACTTATTTTTGATATTGCACATGTTATTGCAGAGTTATCTCAAGGAATGACTTTAAAAGCAGGAACCATCATTGCCATGGGAACTCCAGCGGGTGTGGGTATGGGATTTGAACCGCCACGTTTTTTAAAACCAGGAGATATCGTAAGCTGTGAAATTGAAAAAATAGGGGTACTTACTAATACTATCAAATAAACTGAGATATATGGTGAGAAAGGTATGACAGATGAGAGACATAACAAATCAAAAAGGAAAAATCTTCAGACATTTTAAAGGTGACTTATATTTATTTGTAGATTTAGTTAAGCACTCAGAAACAGGAGAAATACTAGTGCTTTATAAGGCGTTATATGGTGAGTGTGGTTTATTTGTAAGACCTTATTGTATGTTTTGTGAAGAAGTTCCTAAAGACCGCATTAATCCTACAGGACAAACTTATCGTTTTGAATGCTATGAAGTATCTAGTGTAAAAGTTGAAAGTAAATTATAAACAAGGAGTAGCTACAATAGTCAGAGATGACTATGATAGCTACTCCTTGTTTGTTAGTTAACTTTTAGAGGCATTTGGTATAAGAGTTTGTTTAATAGAAGTTCTCCTAAAGTTGACTATATTTTTGTAAAAGCTAGAAGTTTTAACACAAGTCAAAAAGTTAGAAGTGTCAAGAGAAAAATGAGAAATAAATAATAAAAAATTTCTCAGCTTTATTTTGAAAAAAGAAATCGAATCAAGGCTCATAAACTCGGCATTAATCTTGTCAATACCCAAAATTTGTACACGATTTTAGGACAGGGTATACAATAGACAAAGACTATTAAAGATGATATATTTTTTAAAGTTAGATAGACTTATGCGATAGGTCGTAACAAGCTTTTACTAGAAAATTACAGCATAAGGTAGGGTTAGAAAATGAAAGTAATAAAAAGAGATGGGGAAGCGGTAGCTTTTGATGAAGGTAAAATTTATAGTGCTATTATAAAGGCCATGACTTATGGAAGTGGTATTGTAGATCAAGACATAGCAAGGAAAATCTCAATGGAAATAAAGAGCCTTGTTTCGAAATTGCCAGCGTCTCCTACTATATTTCAAATAGAAACATATGTTTACTTAAAGCTTATAGAGAATGGTCACGAGCTTACTGCAAAAGCCTATGAGGGCTATCGTGCGATTCAAGCTTTTAAACGAGAAACTAATACAACTGATCAAAGTATATTAGGTCTCATTGAAATGACAAATGAAGAGGTTATGAATGAGAACTCTAATAAAAATGCGATGATGGCAGCTACACAAAGAGATCTGATTGCAGGGGAAGTATCAAAAGATATTGCTAGGCGTAAAAAACTTCCTGCACGTATTGTACAAGCTCATGATGAAGGGGTACTCCACTTTCATGATATGGATTATTTTATGCAATCCATCTTTAACTGTTGTTTGATTAATATAAAAGATATGTTAGATCATGGGACAGTTATTAATGGGCGTATGATTGAATCGCCTAAAAGTTTTCAAGTGGCTTGTACAGTAATGACTCAAATTATTGCTCAAGTGGCAAGTAGCCAATATGGTGGACAGTCTGTAGATATTAGGCACTTAGGACGCTATTTAAGAAGAAGCTATGAAAAATATGAGAGCATGTTGCAAGAGGTTGTGTCAGATAATCATGAGCGTCAGATAGCAGTTAATAAACTTTTACGTAAGGAATTAGAATCAGGTGTGCAAACGATTCAATACCAAATTAATACGTTAATGACTACTAATGGACAAAGCCCATTTGTAACCTTGTTTTTAAATATAGAAGAAGATGATGAGTATGCCAAAGAGGTGGCAATGATTGTAGAAGAAATCCTCAAGCAGCGTTTAGAAGGCATTAAAAATGAAAAAGGTATTTATACAACGCCCACTTTCCCTAAACTGATTTATGTGCTTCATGAACATAATTGTCTAGAAGGTGGCAAATATGATTATGTGACAAATTTAGCAGCAGCATGTAGTGCTAAACGTTTATATCCCGACTATATTTCGGCCAAAGAAATGAAGAAGATTTATGAGGGCAATGTATTCTCATGTATGGGTTGTCGATCCTTCTTATCACCTTGGAAAGATGAAGAGGGGCACTATCAATTTGAAGGACGTTTCAATCAGGGAGTTGTCAGTTTGAATTTACCTCAAATAGGGATTGTTGCAGCTGGCGATGAAAATATTTTTTGGAAGCTCCTTGATAATCGCTTAAATCTTTGTTTTGAAGCGTTAATGTGCCGTCACGAAGCTTTGAAAGGTACTTTATCGGATGAATCACCTATTCACTGGCAACATGGCGCTATTGCAAGACTACAAAAAGGCCAAGTCATTGACCCACTCTTAATGGATGGCTATTCCACTATTTCATTAGGCTACATTGGGCTTTATGAAGCAACGCTATTAATGACAGGCGTTTCACATACACAGTCAGAGGGCGAAGCTTTTGCTTTAAAAGTGATGCACAAGCTAAGAGAAGCTACAGACAGATGGAAAGCAGAAACAGGACTTGGCTTTGGCTTATATGGTAGTCCGGCAGAATCTTTATGTTATCGTTTTGCAAAAATAGATTATCAAAAATTTGGTGCTATTAAGGATGTCACAGATAAAGGTTATTACACCAATAGTTATCATGTAGATGTCAGAGAAGAAATAGATGCATTCAGCAAGCTTAAATTTGAAAGTCAATTTCAGCCGATATCTACTGGAGGATGTATTTCTTATATTGAAATGCCACCGATGGGGCATAATTTGGAAGCTATTAAACAAATTATTCATTATATTTACCATAACATTCAATATGCAGAGTTTAATACCAAGTCAGATTGCTGTCACGAATGCCTGTATGAAGGGGAAATGATTGTGACCGATGCATTAGAATGGGAGTGTCCACAATGTCATAATAAAGACCAGAGTAAGATGAATGTTATAAGGCGTACTTGTGGTTACTTAGGAGGGAATTATTGGAATAAAGGAAAGACACAAGAAATTAAAAATCGTGTCTTACATTTATAGATTAAGAAAGAAGGCGTAATAAAAATGTACTATGCACAAATGAGAAAATTTGATGTAGCCAACGGCGTTGGTATCAGGTCGACACTTTTTGTATCTGGATGTCGTCATCAGTGTAAAGGATGTTTTAATGAGGCCTATCAAGATTTTCATTATGGACATGCATGGGATGAAAAAGCAGAAGCTACTTTTATGAACTATTTAAACGATCCTAATGTACATGGTGTTACTTTTCTTGGAGGAGAACCCATGGAACAAATAGAGGATGAGGACTTCTTAAACCTACTTAAACGTATTAAGCGAGAAACGAATCATTCGATTTGGATTTATTCTGGTTATACTTATGAGGCAATTATAACGCATTCTAAGCGCTTAGCGCTTTTGAAATGGTGCGATGTACTTGTAGATGGCCCTTATATAGAGTCTCTTAAAGATTTAACACTTAGATTTAGAGGAAGTAGCAATCAACGTATTATAGATGTAAAAGCCTCGCTTGCCTCAGAAAAAGTAGTATTATATGAACTATCCTACAAGTAGTCATAAAAATCTAAAAGCCTTGCATAAAAAATAAATAAAAATGAAAATAAGATGAAGTTAAAGGAGCAGAAAAATGAATGAACAACAAATTTATTTTGCAAAAGTGAAAGAAAATGCTATTATTCCTTCAAAAAGAGTAGAAGATGGGGCATTTGATATTTATGCATGTTTTGAAGAAGACTATAAAGTGATTGAGCCTCATGAAACATTGCTTGTTCCTACAGGGCTTGCATCTGCTTTTTCCACTGATTACGTAGCTATTTTAAAAGAACGAGGTTCAACAGGAACAAAAGGGATGGGGCAAAGAGCAGGTGTAGTTGATTCAGGATATCGTGGTGAATGGTTTATTCCTATTACGAATCATAATAGTAAGCCACTTGTTATTATGAAAGAAGATTATAAAGATCAAGCAGCTTTTAAAGATGCTATTATTTATCCTTATGAGAAAGCGCTTAGTCAATGTATTATGGTACGTGTACCTCAGCTTTCTATTACAGAAATTAGCTATGAAGAATTATTAAAATTTGAATCTGAAAGAGGCACAGGTCGCTTGGGTTCTTCTGGAAAATAAAGCTTAAGTATAAAGTAAAATGAATATATATAGAGAAGATGGGGAGGCATAGGCATGGAAGTAGTAAAGAGAGATGGGATGAGTGTTGCATTTAACGAAAGAAAGATCTACGAAGCCATTATCAAAGCTATGAAATATGGTAGTGGGATTGTAGATGAAGGTATTGCGGAGAAGATTGCCAACGAAATTAAAGGGATTTTTGAAAAGTCTAATAGTAAACCTACCATTTTTCAAATAGAAACTTATGTTTATTTAAAGCTAATTGAAAATGGACACGAGTTAACAGCGAAAGCGTATGAAGGATACCGAGCTATACAAGCCTTTAAACGAGAAACTAATACGACAGACCACAGTATTTTAAGTCTTATAGAGTTAAGTAACGAAGAGGTTATGAGAGAAAATTCTAATAAAAATGCCATGATGGCTTCAACGCAAAGAGACTTAATTGCAGGAGAAGTATCTAAGGATATTTCAAGAAGAAAGAAACTTCCAGCACGTATTGTGCAAGCTCATGACGAAGGAATTCTGCATTTTCATGATATGGATTATTTTATGCAATCTATTTTTAACTGTTGTTTAATTAATATAGGGGATATGTTAGATTATGGAACAGTCATAAATAAGCGTATGATTGAGTCGCCAAAAAGTTTTCAAGTAGCTTGTACGGTTATGACTCAAATTATTGCACAAGTAGCTAGTAATCAGTATGGCGGACAATCTGTAGATATTAGGCATTTAGGTAAGTATTTAAGAAAAAGTAAAGAGAAGTACATCAAGTTAGTGGCTAATAGTGTAGAGGATGAAAAAACACGAGAGGAGCTTGCAAAGGTTCTTCTTCAAAAAGAATTAGAAGCAGGGGTGCAAACCATTCAATATCAAATTAATACGTTAATGACAACAAATGGTCAAAGCCCATTTGTAACCTTGTTTTTAAATATAGAAGAAGATGATGAGTATGTAGAAGAAGTAGCTGAGATTGTCAAAGAAATTCTTAAACAACGTTTACAAGGTATTAAAAATGAAAAAGGAGTCTTTACGACACCTGCTTTTCCAAAGCTTATTTATGTTCTTCATGAGCATAACCACTTAGCCGGAGGAACATACGATGAAGTAACTGAATTAGCCGTTAAATGTAGTGCTAAGCGTCTTTATCCAGATTACATATCTGCTAAAGAAATGAAAAAGATTTATGAAGGTAATGTATTTTCATGTATGGGCTGTCGTTCATTTTTATCACCTTGGAAAGATGAAAATGGAGAATATAAGTTTGAAGGACGTTTTAATCAAGGGGTTGTCAGTCTAAATCTTCCTCAAATTGGAATAGTAGCAGAAAAAGATAAAGAACGTTTTTGGGAGTTATTAGATAATCGTTTAAACTTATGCTTTGAGGCATTAATGTGCCGTCATGAAGCTTTAAAAGGAACATTGTCAGATGAATCTCCTGTGCACTGGCAACATGGCGCTATTGCAAGATTAGGGCAAGGTGAGGTAATCGATCCACTACTTATGAATGGCTATTCAACCATATCTTTGGGCTATATAGGACTTTATGAAGTAACCAAATTAATGACAGGTGTTTCGCATACACAGCCAGAAGGTGAAGCTTTTGCTCTAGAGGTCATGCATAAGTTAAGATCAGCTACAGATAGATGGAAAGCTGAAACAGGGCTTGGTTTTGGTTTGTATGGTAGTCCTGCTGAATCCTTATGTTATCGTTTTGCTAAAATAGACCGAGCTAAATTTGGTGAAATAGAAGATATAACAGATAAAGGCTATTATACTAATAGCTATCATGTAGATGTGCGAGAAGAGATAGATGCTTTTAGTAAGCTTAAATTTGAAAGCAAGTTCCAACCTATTTCTAGTGGAGGATGTATTTCTTATATTGAAATTCCCAATATGAGTCATAATTTAGAAGCTTTAAGACAGATGATTCCTTTTATTTATGACAATATTCAATATGCAGAGTTTAATACGAAATCCGATTACTGTCATATATGTGGCTATGAAGGTGAAATTACCATTAATGATGATTTAGAATGGGAATGTCCTAACTGCCATAATAAGGATCAAAATCGTATGAATGTCATTAGACGTACCTGTGGTTATCTAGGAGATAATTTCTGGAATAAGGGAAAAACACAAGAAATTAAAAGTCGTGTGTTGCATTTATAAATCTATTGAAGAAAAGAAGACCTGAAAAAGGTCTTCTTTTCTTTGTTATTATTAAGGAGCTTGTCTGACAAATGGATAACTTGTTCTATAAAGTCTAGAAAGTGAATATAAACATATTAAGCGTAAGTTTTTAGAGGAGGCTTAATATGAGTGATAGTATTGATGTATGTGTAAGCTTTGATACAACAGGTTCTATGTATCCTTGCTTAACGCAGGTAAGACGTTACATAGGAGAGATAGTGCGGAAACTTTTTAAAGATATTCCAGACCTAAGAATAGCTATCATTGCCCATGGGGATTATTGTGACGAAGGTAATCCTTATACGGTTCAAATGCTAGATTTTTCTAAGGATGAAGAGAAGATAAAAAACTTTGTAACTCAAGTAGCACCTACTTACGGAGGAGATGCACCAGAATGCTATGAGCTTGTACTACGTGAGGCACGTACATCATTAAGTTGGGAGTCCGGCCGCGGGAAAGCACTTATTATTATTGGCGATGATGTACCACATGGTCCAAATGAAAAACAAAATAAGCAAAAGATTAATTGGAGAAATGAATTGGGACTTCTTCTAGAAGCAGGTATTCATGTTTATGGTGTGCATGCAATGCCAGGAATTCGTAAGCATTCAAGAGCCTTTTATGAGGAAATAGCATATCAAACAGGGGGCTTTTATTTGACTTTAGATCAGTTTGCTAATGTGACATCACTTCTTATGGCGATTTGTTATCAGCAAGAAGGAGAAGCGCAGTTGAAGCTTTTTGAAGAACAACTTAAAGAAAAAGGTAAGCTGAACTATAATCTGAAAAATTGTATTGCTAAACTGCAAAACGAAACATTAACTGAATATCAAAGCAATGATGCTCTTATTCCTGTTCCAGAAGGGCGTTTTCAAGAGCTTTTTGTAGAGAAAGAAATGAGTATTAAAGCGTTTATTTTAGAACAAGGTGCTAGTTTTAGAGTAGGAAGAGGATTTTATGAATTAACAAAAAGTGAAAAAGTAGGCAGGCAAAAAGAAATCCTATTAGTAGAAAGAGAAACAGGAAAAATTTTTAATGGCTCACAAGTGAGAGATATTTTAGGATTAAGTAGTCAGATTAAAGAAAAGGGACATAATGAAACTTTAAAAGCTGTACATTTAGACAAATATAAAGTGTTTATTCAATCAACATCATATAATAGAAAATTAATGGCTAACACCTCTTTACTCTATGAAGTAGAAGACTGGGATAAAGGAGGGGAGGTAAGGCTATGAAATCATTTCCATTTCAAATAACCTACAAAGGAAAAGCAGTACTTCCTTTTACTAATAAAACCCAGAAAGAGTGCTATTTTTATGAAGTTGCCAGTAAAAAGCCATTGTCAGCAGCTATTCATCATCATATTCTTATAATAGATTTTCAAGGCAATCAAGAAGAGGAGAAAGAGCAACTAAAAAAATGTTTAATAAAGACTTTAGATGTGTTATGCAAAAAAGGAAAGCATTATGTTTCACTACTGGCTTATAAAAAACATGAAGGACTAGTACGTGTTTTAAGTAGTATAAGATGTGATCGTGCATCTTATAAAATGGCAGAAATAGATCGACTAATCGAAGAAGCAATTCAGTTGGCTTGTCAAGGGCCACTTTCTCAATCATTAGAAGTAGCCCTAGAATTGACTAAGAGGTTAAAAGAGCATTGTGATGCACAGCATATCACTTTATTTACTGATGGTTTTTCTTCTTCACCTATAGGGAAAGCAGGAGAAGTAGAGACCTGCATGCAATTATGTAGGCGTTGTTACGAAGATGAGATTTCTTTAAATCTAATTGCATTAGGTACGTATTATGATAGCCAGTTCTTAAAATCACTGATTCAAGATAGTAGTAGCGAATTGTTGCATGTGGAGCAAATAGCAGATTATGAAGGCGCCATGGCCTTATTAATTTCAAGAGTAGAGGCTATTTCTAAAGACAAAATCAATGTTCAAAATAAAACTTCATTTTTGTGTGAGACACGTCATTACTATACAAATGCAGGAAGTATTCAAGGCTTAAGTGAAAAGGGAATCAATCTTTTAGTTACCTACGATGAACCTTTGCAGTTACTTGATACAAAAGTGAAAATTAAAAAGCAAGAAACTTTGAGCCAAGTTATACCGTATTACCTGTATCAATTTGGGGCATATCTAGTAAAAGAAGGCGATATTGAAACAGCAGAGGAAGTTATTGCTGAAACAGGAGATATAGCTACTTATAAAAAAGTATGTAGTATATATAGCACTAGAGAAAAAGGGAACTTCTTCAAAGAATTGATTCAGCTAGCAGAGAAACCACAAAAGCGTTATAAAGAAGGTAAACAAATCATAGATAGGCAAACTTTAAAGAGAGAAGAACCATTATGTTTACTAGAGATACTTTCTATCATTTTAAATGATGCAGAATCTAAGCTGTTTTGGGATTATAGTTATCCTTACGAAAGGATTGGGCCGGCTTATAGGAAGGAAGAACTAGGATATGCTTTTATAAAGCCTACTTTGGGGTATGGAGAAATAGAAAAAGTCTGTATTGGAAGCAAAAAACTTAACATAGGGGTACAAGTGAAGGTAAATGGGCAAGTAGAGGAACTTAAAACCCACTTAAAGTTAGATGCTGCTGTTTACAGGGAATATAATATTATAGTGAATGGTAATCTGAATACTAAGTATCTCATCACTGAGTTATCTAGAAAAGTGAGAGCTCAGTTAAGAAAACAAGGTGTTATTAAGGTGGCATTTAAGCAAGATAAGAAAGTATTCCATAAACTTCAATTAGAGAAGCTGAAAGTAGTAAATGCTAGGATCATAGAGCAAATAATAGCAGAACAAGTAGCCGGGTATCTTTATGAATTAGAGATATTAAAGCTTAGGGAGAGTTGCATCAGAAAATATTTAAAAAATATTTTTCAACCTATGCAGCCACTTACCAAAAAGCAACTTAAGCTTTACGAGCGTTTTCATATTAATGAAAAAGGCTTATTCGAAACAAAGCAACAAGGACTAGATTACAGCTTACCAGTTTCTTATTATAAAGCCGAAGTAGTGGAGTGGAAAATTGAAAAGTTTCCCAAAAAAAAATTAGAAGATGAAATTATAGAGGATTATCACTTAGATCATTTAAAGTCCACAGCTAAACAAATCAAACAACTTCAAGAATCACTAAGTGAGTTGAAACAAAAGAAGCAGTTACTAAATAATGCTGTGCAAATGATAAGAATAGGTAGTACTTTAATGAATAAACCTATTTTTAACTGGGAACATACAGTTATAAAACCTAAAAGGCAAGCTATTCCATTATCTGAAGGCAATGCTGTAGTAGGAGAGTGCATGCATGTTTCTACAGTACAAATACAAGACTTATTTATTAAACAAGAAAGGTATAGTTTGATGGTAACTCATCATTAAAACTAAATTCAATGAACTAGTTCATAATTAACAAAAAAGATGGTCAGTAAAAAGAAATTTTTGTTGAATAGTAGTACAAAAAAAGACTAGAACATATGTTCGATATTGTGTATAATAAGGATAAATCAAATGAGATATACGAAGTGGAGGAGAATCTATGAAGTCAGGAGAAACAATGTGCTACTATCGTGCACGAGGTGGAGAAAAAAGTATTTATGTGACCATGTTATATGACAAGAATCAACTAAGAGGAAGTATTATTCAAAACTATAACCCACAGATTTTAAAACCAACAACATCTTTAAAAAAGGATTGTTTATCTGCATGATGAGTAGTAATGGGTAGAACGTGAGCTAGATAAAGGAGACAACAGATGGAAAAATGTGCTTATACTATAGGTTATGCGCATCATACTCAAGAAAGTTTTTTAGCTTTAATAAAAAAGTATCACATCAATTGCGTCATTGATGTAAGAACAATGGCTTATTCTAATTTTCACCCGCAATTTAACAAAGAACCAATTAAGCATTTTCTTAATACAGAAAATATTTTGTATCGTCAAATGCAAGAAGCCTTTGGCATTATTAGACCTAGTAGCCCACTTTTAAATCAAGCAGGTTATCTGGATTTCGTGAAGATAGCAGAACTTCCTAGCTTTCAAGAAGGAATAGAAACCATTATAAGAGGGATTGAGGCTGGCTATCAGATTGCGTTTATGTGTGCGGAAAAAGCACCTAGTGATTGCCATAGAAGTACCTTAGTAGGAAGAGCTTTAGCCTTTAGAGGCTATAAGATGTACCACATTTTACATGATGGTCACTTACAAACGCAAAGTGATTTAGAGGAAGAACTATTAGAAAAATATTTTCCCAATCATCCCCAATTAAATTTATTTAATAGACCCCATAAAACAGAGTTGATTAATGCGGCTTATGAATTACAAAGTAATCAAATAGTAGAAGTTAATTCAAAACGAGTGTTAAAAGAATCATATGATTCACCTAAAAAGAAAATATAATATTAAAAGGAGGAATTAATAGAAATTGATCCCTTCTTTTAATATTAACTTGATAGTCGCTGATAATAAGCTTCTATATCTTTATCTTGTTTAACCATATGTTCGAAAACCCATTCAACAATAGCATTTCTAAGATGTGTTAATTCCTTATAAGGAGAAGCACAAAGGGCAGTATAGTCGATACTATTAATGTAGTTTTTAAAGGATTCATGTTCAGCTATATGTTGCACGATATGAGGATAATGAATTGTTTTCATAAAAGTCTCTTCATCATAAAAATGATAAGTAACATATTCTCTGAGATCATATAAAATATTCATTAATTCTTGCTCAGTAACACCTATACATTGAATAAGTAATATTTGCTCTATATGTCGACCTATTTGAAAAAAAGCTTGATGTTGACTATCTATTTGTTCAATTCCCAGTGTCAGACGGCCATCCCAGTTAAAGTTAAAATCAAACATACAGCACCTCCTGGAAAATATATTTTATGTATACTTTAAGTATAGCATAAGAGTAAAGAGAAAATAAATAATTTTACGAAAAGGTGCTGAGATTGTATTTGAGTTAAGACATCAAGTTAAGATAGAAATATAAGTTGATGATTAGGATAAATAAAAGGGTAACCCATATGGGTTACCCTTTTATTTATCCTAATCACTATAAATCTATTTAACAAGCGTTGAAGCAAAATCTTTACCAAAATTAAAAGCTTCCTGTAAATTGGTCTCACCTAGTTTAAAAACGCAAGCTAACGGTTGAAGAGGTATACGACATTTTAGCTGTTTAAAGCGTTCTTGTATATGAGGAAGTGCTTCACCACTCCAGCCATAAGAACCAAATGTTCCAACAGTTAAGTGTCTATGAACTACTGGGTTAAGAGAAGTAAGTACATTCCAAATAGGAGGAAGTGCATCTGCTAAAATAGTAGGAGAACCTAAAAGAAGTCCTTCAGCGGTCTCAATATGTGCCATCGCATCAGCAAGGCTATCTGTTTCTAAGTTAAGAAGAACAACTTCTCCTGTATAATCACTAGCATCAATACCTTTGCAAATGGTTTCAGCCATTTCTTTTGTATAACCATAAGCAGATACATAAGCTACAACAATCTTAGGTGAAAGTGCTTTTGGTGTACTCCAAGTTTTATAGAAATCTAAGTATTTTTGCATATTAGTTTCATCTAAAATCATACCATGACCAGGGCAAATAAATTTGATAGACAAATCTTTAATTTTATCTAAGGCCTTTAAAACAAAGGGTTTAAAAGGTCCCATAATCATATCAAAATAATATTTATAAGCAGACACATAGTCAGCTTCACGATCAGTTTCTAAAGCGTTTTTAAAAATACGTTCATCAGAGTAATGGGCTCCAAAAGAGTCACAGGTAATTAAAAGGCCATCTTCTTCTATATAAGAGTACATCGTATCAGGCCAATGAAGTTGAGGAACACTTAAAAAGCGAATCGTTTTATTTCCTAAAGAAAGTGTTTCTCCATCTTTAACAACAAGGCTTTTAAAAGGAGCATTGATGATTTGGCTTATAAACCTAATAGCTAAAGCACTACCTACAACAGTAGCATTTGGTGTATAAGGAAGTAATTTAGCTACACTCCCAGCATGATCAGGTTCTGTGTGATCTACAATTATATACTTAATATCCTCAAGAGCCACTATTTTTTTTAGTTTTTCAAGGTACTTATCAAAACACTTGTCTTTAACAGTTTCAAAGAGGGCAATACCTTCACTACCTTTTAAAAGATAAGCATTATAGGTAGTACCAAATTCAGTTTCCATTACAATATCGAAAGTACGAAGGGTTGGATCAAGAGCCCCTACCCAATAAAAATCTGGTGTTACATTTAATATATCGGACATGTAAACAACTCCTCTACAAATAATAT
Coding sequences:
- a CDS encoding FprA family A-type flavoprotein, coding for MSDILNVTPDFYWVGALDPTLRTFDIVMETEFGTTYNAYLLKGSEGIALFETVKDKCFDKYLEKLKKIVALEDIKYIIVDHTEPDHAGSVAKLLPYTPNATVVGSALAIRFISQIINAPFKSLVVKDGETLSLGNKTIRFLSVPQLHWPDTMYSYIEEDGLLITCDSFGAHYSDERIFKNALETDREADYVSAYKYYFDMIMGPFKPFVLKALDKIKDLSIKFICPGHGMILDETNMQKYLDFYKTWSTPKALSPKIVVAYVSAYGYTKEMAETICKGIDASDYTGEVVLLNLETDSLADAMAHIETAEGLLLGSPTILADALPPIWNVLTSLNPVVHRHLTVGTFGSYGWSGEALPHIQERFKQLKCRIPLQPLACVFKLGETNLQEAFNFGKDFASTLVK